The genomic stretch GGAGCCCTCTTCCGCCGAGCACCCCTGTCCTCTACGGTAAGTAGCCGAACAAACCCCCCACCGTGTTGGTCGAAGTTCCGGGAGCACTCCTTGGTAGACCGTCGCCGGCTTCTCTCCCTCGGCACCGGAGTCGGGATTGCCTCGTTCCTTCCCGGACCCGCCTTCGCTGCCGCCCCGGATCTGGCCCGGCTTGGGCAGGAACTCGCGGCCGGACGGTCTGAGTTCCAGGCCGCCCGTTACACCGCCCTTGCTCGCCGTCTGCCCACTCTCCAGTTCGCTGCAGCGACCGCCCTGAGGCAGTCGACGGGTTCAGCGCGACGCTCGGCGAGCGCCGTCCTCGCGCGGGTGCACATCCTCGCCAGCGAGCTCAGCGTCAAGGCCGGTGATAGCGAGACCGCTTGGTCACATGCCCAAGAAGCCCTCGCAGCGGCCGGGGTCTGCGGAGATCCTGCCGTTCTCGCCGATGCCACCCGGATCTGTGCGACCCCGCTACGCAGGCAGGGCCGCGCTGGTGATGCGGTGCTGCTGCTCGAAGGCACTCTCCGCCGGCTTGACGCCGAATCACCCCGAGCCACGCCCGTGGTCTTGACGGCTGCGGGCTCGCTGGCGCTCTCCGCGGCGTACTCGGCCGCGCTCGCCGGGCAGAAGGCGACGGCGCTGGAACTGGTCGAACGAGCCCAGGACGCAGCCGACCGTCTGGTTACCCCTGCCCGGCGCCGTTCGGGCGAACTGTCCTCGCAGCAGGTCCAGCTGTACCAGGTCGGGGTGCATCATCTTCTCGGACAGGATCGGACGGCCGTCCGCATCGCCCGGCAGATCGACCCCCGGGCCCTGCCGACACCCGAACGTCGGGCGAGACTCGCCACGGACACCGCTCGTGCACTGGTCGCTCTCGACGCGCACGACGAAGCGTTCACGGCACTGCTCTCGATCGAGGCGGCCGCGCCCGAGGATGCGGGCCGACCGTCGGTGCGTGCTCTGACCAGCGAACTCCTCACGCGCCGACCAGCGTTGCCAGGGCTTCGTGACTTCGCCGTCCGGACG from Streptomyces sp. ITFR-21 encodes the following:
- a CDS encoding transcriptional regulator, whose product is MHILASELSVKAGDSETAWSHAQEALAAAGVCGDPAVLADATRICATPLRRQGRAGDAVLLLEGTLRRLDAESPRATPVVLTAAGSLALSAAYSAALAGQKATALELVERAQDAADRLVTPARRRSGELSSQQVQLYQVGVHHLLGQDRTAVRIARQIDPRALPTPERRARLATDTARALVALDAHDEAFTALLSIEAAAPEDAGRPSVRALTSELLTRRPALPGLRDFAVRTHAVSV